GCGCTTGCGGCGCATGCCCCGCTCGATCCGGCGCGGCGCTCTTTGTGGGGGCACTCCTATGGCGGTGTTTTCGCGCTGGCGACGCTGCTGTCTGCGCCCGGGGCTTTCCGCGCCTACATGCCGATCAGCCCATCCACCGGCTTCGGCGGAGGCGCATTGCAGGCGATGGCCGCCGAGGCGCCGCAATTGGAGCGTGGCAGGGCGGAGGTTCTCATGATGCTCGGCGACAATGAGCACCGCTCGGGAACGCCCGATCTGCCCGAGCCGCGGCCCAATCCCGACACGATGGCGATGGCCGAGCGGTTGGCGCAGCGGCCCGACCTGCGCGTGCAACTGGAGGTGCTGAAAGGGCTGGGCCACGGCGCGACCTTCGCGGCGTCCTTCCCGCGCTGTTGCGCGCTGGCGGAGGCGTGAGCGGTCTTGCTCAGGGAAACACCAGATACCCTCCGCGCCCGCCGTCGAGCGTGAAGCTGGCACTGCTGCCGGTGCCTTCCTCGGGCGTGGCGAAGAGCGCGTTGCCCTGCGCCCCGTCGGTGCAGGCCAGCGCCGAGCCCATGCTCGGGAAGATCGCGGGCGGGCCGTCGAGTTGGCCGAGACAGGTGACGCGGGTCTCGGGCAGGGTCAGCAGCAGCACGTAATTCTCGCCGTCGGAACTGAGCACCTGCCCCAAGGCCGCGCCGCCGCCATTCATCTCGCCCACGCCCTGAAGGGCTTGGCCGGGCGCGGTACTCGGCGTCGCCACGGGGGCGCGCTCGACCATCGGCGGCTGCGTGACGCGGGAGGCGGTGGCGGGCGGCGCACTGACGACTGGCGCGCCGGGAGAGTTGCGGATCTGCCGGGTTCCGGCCGGGCTGCCCCGCTCGATGGTCATCACCGGCTCGCGCACCGATCCATCGGCGCCGGGCAGGTTGGCGCCAAGATCGAGCGACAGCCCAAAGCCCCCGCCATAGGCTGGGCCGTAGCCGCCGCCGGACCATCCGGGGCGCTGCGGCCAGTCGGGTCGGCCCGGGCGATGGGGCCGGTCCGGGGTCCAGCCGGGACGTGAGGGCCAGCGGAAAGGCCGCTCGGCGCTTTGCGCGGCGTCGATGTTCTGCGGCGAGACCTGCGCCGCGACGGGCGCAGCGCCGCCGGGTAGCAGCGGCAGGGTCAGCAGGGCAACAAGGCAGGCGATCCGGTGCATCGGCGCGGCTTTCGGCTGGAATGGCTCTTTGCTCACAATGACATGGAAGGCGCGGTCGTGGAAGGGGAGGGCCCGCGCACCCCCCTCCTTTGCACGGCGTGGCCATAGGGTGGGGGCGCTGCCCCCGCCGCGCGATGCGCGACTCCCCCGGCGTATTTTGAAAGAGAAGAAGCGGGCGGCTCAGCGCAGGGCGAGGCCCGCGGAATCGAAGGCACGGATCTGCGCGGGATCGAAGGCGAGGCCGCAGCGCGCGCCGGGGGCGAGGCCGGTGTCGCCCTGCGCCCGCACCGTCAGCTTGCCCGCTTCGCCGCAATCGGCGATCACATAGGTGTCGGCGCCGAGGTATTCGAGCACGTCCACCGTGCCGTCGATCTGTCCGCTGCCGGGTTCGGTCAGGGTGATATGCTCGGGGCGGATGCCGATCTGCTCGGCGCCTGCGGGCATCGGCGCGGCGAGGCGCAGACCGGGCGTCGTCGCGGCAAACACGTTCATCTTCGGCGAGCCGATGAACTGCGCCACGAAGAGATTGCCGGGCCGCTCGTAAAGCTCGCGCGGGCTGCCGACCTGACTGACCCGCCCCCCTTCCAGCACCACGATGCGGTCGGCCAGCGTCATCGCCTCGACCTGATCATGGGTGACATAGATCATCGTCGAGCCGAGCGCCTGATGCAGTTTGGCGATCTCATAGCGCATCTCGACCCGCAGCGCGGCGTCGAGGTTCGACAGCGGCTCGTCGAAGAGGAAGGCTGTGGGGTCGCGCACGATCGAGCGTCCGATGGCGACGCGCTGGCGCTGGCCGCCCGAGAGGTCCTTGGGCCGCCGTTCCAGCAGCGGCTCGAGCTTCAGAACCCGCGCCGCCTCATCGACCTTGGAGGTGATCTCGTCCTTGCTGGCGCCCGCGGCCTTGAGCGAGAAGCCCATGTTCTCGCGCACCGACATATGCGGGTAGAGCGCGTAGCTCTGGAACACCATCGCCAGCCCGCGTTGCGCCGGTGGCTCGGCGGTGGCGTCGCGCCCGCCGATGACGATCTGCCCGCGCGACGTCTCCTCGAGCCCGGCGATCATCCGCAGCAGGGTGGATTTCCCGCAGCCCGAGGGGCCGACGAAGATGATGAATTCGCCCTCGTCGATGGCAAGGTCGACGCCCTTGATCACCTGCGCGTCGCCGTACCATTTCTCGACGGAGTTCAGTTCGATCCCAGCCATGTCAGTCCTTTCCAAACCTGCGCGCGGGCGATGCCGCCGCGCCTGCGCCCTGCGGCGCGATCATCCTTTCACCGACCCGGCGGTGAGCCCCTTGGTCATGAAGCGTTCGAGCCCGAGGAACAGCACCATGATCGGCACGGTGGCGATCACCGAGCCCGCCATCAGATGCTGGCGCGGCACCTCGGAAGAGTTCAGCGAGGCGATGCCACGGGTCAGGGTGAATTTGTTCGGGTCATCGAGCAGCATGAAGGCCAGCAGGAACTCGTTCCATGCGATCATGAAGACATAAAGCGACACCGAGGCCAGCGCCGGCAGCGACAGCGGCAGGGTGATCTTCCAGATCACCTTGAGCCGCGACAGCCCGTCCATCAGCCCGGCCTCCTCGACCTCCGAAGGCAGGCCGCGGAAGTAGCCCTGCAGCATGTAGAGCGCCACGGGGATGGTGGTGACCGGGTAGATCAGCACGATGCCAAAGATGGTGTTGCGCAGCCCGGTCATCGAAAAGGCGATGTAGATCGGCAGCGCCAGCACGATCATCGGCACCATGTAGATCAGCAGGATCGAGCGCGAGAACAGCTTTTGCCCGCGGAAGCGCAGCCGCGCCACGGCATAGGCACCGGGGATGGCGAAGGCGAGGGTGATCAGCACCGTCAGCACCGAGACGTAGAAAGACGTCCAGAGATACGAGCCGAAATTATAATCCCGCATCAGTTCGACGTAAGACCGGAAGAGGCCCCAGCCCTGGCTCAGGTCGAGTGAGAAATCGAGCGGGTTCTGCACCAGCGCGGCTTGGTTCTTCAGCGAGGTCATCACCATCACGTAGAACGGGATGAGCACGATCGCGGTGAAGAAGATATAGCCAAAGCCAGTGAGGAACCGGATCACCGCCGCCTCGAAGACATGGCGGGTGAGCGCGCCCTCGGGGGTCTTGTCGAGGATCTTCCACAGCCCCAGCGCGGTAAAGAGAACCGCCGCCAAGAGCCCGGTCCAGCGCGCCGCGGCCGAGGCTTCTGGCGCGATGGCGAGCGGCGCGAGCCCGGTTAGCGCCGCCAGCGCCAGCATCGCCGCGCCGAGCGCCGCGGGCAGCACGGGCCGCGCCACACCGCCCCAGCGCAGACAGGCCAGCCCCATCAGCGCCCCCAGCGGCAGCGAAAGCCAGACCGGGCGGAACCCGGCGCCGGTGGCAAAGCTCATGGCGACCGCCACGGTGGTGGCGATGACGAAGCACCAGAGCGCTCCCAGCACGGGCCCGGTCACATATCCAAAGCGCATCGCTTTCATGGCGTCCCCCTGCTTCCTCTTGGCGTAAATATCCCGGGGTGAATTGGCCGAAGGCCAAGAGGGGCAGCGCCCCTTCGCATGGGCGTTTTACGACACATCACAGCCCTTCCTCCCGGCTCATCACGCGGAAGAAGAACAGCGAGAAGAGGATCAGCGACAGGAAGATCACCACCGCCACCGCAGCCCCCGCGCCGATGTTCGACAGGGCAAAGGCCTGCTCGTAGACGTTGACCGTCAGCACCCGGGTCCCGGCGTTGCCGCCGGTGAGCAGGAAGATGTCGTCGAACTTGTTGAAGGTCCAGATGAAGCGCAGCAGGAACAGCACCGACAGGATGCCCAGAAGCTGCGGCAGCGACAGGTAGCGGAACTTCTGGAAGGGTGAGGCGCCGTCCATATCGGCGGCCTCATACATGTCGGTGTCGATCGACTGCATCCGCGCGAGGATGAAGAGGAACGACAGCGGGAAGTAGCGCCAGATCTCGAAGAGCGTCACCATGATCAGCGCCAAGGGCCGCTCGCCGAAGAAGTTGATCGCCTGCGAGGTCACGCCCATCTGCATCAAAAGCGCATTGGCCGAGCCCGAGTAAGGGTCGAACAGCAGGATCCACGCGAAGGCCACGGCGATCACCGGCGCGACATAGGGAAAGAGGTAGAGCCCGCGCAGGATGCCTTGCCCGCGAAAGCTCTTGTCGAGCAGCATCGCCGCGAAGAGCCCGAGGATCAGCGCGCCGGCGGTGCCGAAGACGGTGTAGAAAAGCGTGACGCCAAGCACCGACCAGAACTCCGAGCCTTGGAAGATGCGGGCGAAGTTTTCCAGCGTGAAGCTGGAGAAGGAGGTCAGCACGTTGTTCGCGCGGCCGGTGATGACGGGCTCGCTGGCTTCCACGTCGGGGCCGTCGAAATAGGAGGGCTCGGCGGCGACGGGAATGCGGATCTGGTCGCGGAAGCCGCCCTCCCAGTCGCCGAGATCGCAGGTCAGCGTGCTGCCCTCGAGCGTGCAGCGCGGGTCCATCTCGGTGGCATTCAGGCCTTCGGGCCATGTGTCGGTCAGGGTGACGCCGGTGATCGCCTGATCCTGCGAGGAGTTGCGCAGCCGGTAGCGCAGGTACGCGTCCGGATCGCCCTCGTCGAGATCGCCGCGGATGTCCTCGCGCACCACCGGCGCGGGTGGGCGCAGCTCGGCGAGGCCGATGGGCTTGAAGGCAATCCAGAACACCGCAAGCAGCGGCAGGATGACCACCAGCGCCACTGCGGCGAGCGTCGGGAACAGCAGGCCCCAGGCCAGCCGCGCCTCGCGGCGGGCGAGGGGGCCCATGCCCTTGGGCGGGCGGGCCATGTCAGGTGGAACGGGTTCCGTCATGGCACCCTCCGGTCTTGCACGTCGGAAAAGGAAGCGGGGCGCCGGAAGGGCGCCCCGCCATATGGGATGTTTACTGGATCGCGCTCAGCTCGTCGTTGAGCTGGCTGACCGCCTCGGCGGCGTCGATCTCATCGTCGATATAGGCGCGGACCACGCGGTTCACCGCTTGGCTGTTGACCATCTTCGAGGCCAGCGCCATCTGGCCCACATCGGCCCCCCAGCGCTGCGCCACGTCGAGGCCGGCAACAAGCTCGTCCACGGTCTCTTCACCGTAAAGATCGACAAGCGAGGCCTGACGGTCGACGCCGACGGGCAGTTTCGACCATTCGGTGACGAACATCTCGGGGTCGTCGTCGGTGCCGCGGCGGACGGGGAATTTGCCCTCTGGCGCGATCGCCAGCGTGTCGAGATAGCCCGCGTCCATCGAGAATCTGACGAATTCCTCGGCGACATCGGTGTTGGCATCGCCGGTCACGCCAAGGAAGTTCAGCTCGGCAAAGGCGGCGCCATCGGGGTTCGAGGGGCCCGAGAAGTTGGTGACGATGCCGGTCTTGCCAGCGAGTTCCGCCGAGGTCGGATCATCGGTGATCGTCGGCGGCGCGCTGTCGCGCAGCCCCGCAAGCTCGTCGAGGATGAAGGGCGACCAGATGGTCATCGCGGTGTTGCCCGAGAAATAGATCGTGCGGGCCTGATCCCAGTAGAGATCGCCCGGCGGCGAGGCCTTGGCGATCGCCTTGTAGAAATCCAGAACTTCGGTGGTTGCCGCTTCATCAAGCTCGGCAAAGCCGTCGGAGCCCACCGGAGAGACGCCATTGGCGAGGAAGACATGCTCCAGCACCTGGCTCATGAAGGCCTCGTCGACCTTGGTGGCGGCGACGAAACCGTACATCTCGGGCGGGTTGTGCAGCTTTTCGATCGCCGCTTCCACTGCGGCATAGCTGGTCGGCGGCTCGAGCCCGGCCTCTTCGAAGAGGTCCTTGCGGTAGATGATCATCTGCGTCCAGCCGTCGGCGGGGACCGAGGCGAAACCGCCGTCGAACTCGGCCATCTGCAGCGCGCCGGGGGCGAAAGTGGCGCCGCCCAGCTCCTCGATGATGTCTGTGGCGGCGTCGGGATCGAGAATGCCCGCTTCGGCCCAGGGCAGGGCGTAGGACAGCGGGTGGTAGATCACATCGGGCATGTCACCGGCGGCATAGGCAGCGGTGGCGCGGGTGCCCATTTCGCTTTCGGTGACCGGGATGACCTCGACCTCATGGCCGGTCTCTTCGGTGAAGGCTTTTGCCATGGCTTCCTGCTTGGCAAGGCGTTCGGGCTGTTCTTCGATGGTCCAGAACCGGATCGTGTCGGCCTGTGCCATTCCGGCGGTCAGCACCATCGCCAAAGCGGTGCCGCCGAGAATCCGGCGTTTGATGGATGTCATGGTGTCCTCCTGTTGTCGGTTTTTAACCCGCGGGCAGAAGGGGCGGCCCGAAAAAGTGAGCCGGGCATATGGTTTGCAATCTTTGGGAGAGCCGTTCGCGCGCAATCGCGCCGCGGCGCAGCAGATGCTCCTCCCTCAAAAACCCCTTCACCAACGTATGCATGTCAACAATCTCCTGCCCGGAGACTTGGCGCTCAAAGCGCTTTAGGCAAGGAAAAAAGACGCCGCAACGCAGCAACTTAGGGGGGTTTTGGGTCAGATAGAGACTTTTTCGAGCAATGCCTCGCGATCGATCTCGCCGGACTGTCCAGAGAGCGACACTTCGCCCCGGGTGACCGCATAGAAACTGTCGGCCAGCCCCCAGGTGAAATCGAAATACTGCTCGACCAGAACCACCGCCATGTCGCCCTGATCGCGCAGCTGCGCGATGACACGGCCGATCTGCTGGATGATATTGGGCTGGATGCCCTCGGTCGGCTCGTCGAGAAGCAGCACGCG
This portion of the Salipiger sp. CCB-MM3 genome encodes:
- a CDS encoding carbohydrate ABC transporter permease, whose protein sequence is MKAMRFGYVTGPVLGALWCFVIATTVAVAMSFATGAGFRPVWLSLPLGALMGLACLRWGGVARPVLPAALGAAMLALAALTGLAPLAIAPEASAAARWTGLLAAVLFTALGLWKILDKTPEGALTRHVFEAAVIRFLTGFGYIFFTAIVLIPFYVMVMTSLKNQAALVQNPLDFSLDLSQGWGLFRSYVELMRDYNFGSYLWTSFYVSVLTVLITLAFAIPGAYAVARLRFRGQKLFSRSILLIYMVPMIVLALPIYIAFSMTGLRNTIFGIVLIYPVTTIPVALYMLQGYFRGLPSEVEEAGLMDGLSRLKVIWKITLPLSLPALASVSLYVFMIAWNEFLLAFMLLDDPNKFTLTRGIASLNSSEVPRQHLMAGSVIATVPIMVLFLGLERFMTKGLTAGSVKG
- a CDS encoding ABC transporter ATP-binding protein, which encodes MAGIELNSVEKWYGDAQVIKGVDLAIDEGEFIIFVGPSGCGKSTLLRMIAGLEETSRGQIVIGGRDATAEPPAQRGLAMVFQSYALYPHMSVRENMGFSLKAAGASKDEITSKVDEAARVLKLEPLLERRPKDLSGGQRQRVAIGRSIVRDPTAFLFDEPLSNLDAALRVEMRYEIAKLHQALGSTMIYVTHDQVEAMTLADRIVVLEGGRVSQVGSPRELYERPGNLFVAQFIGSPKMNVFAATTPGLRLAAPMPAGAEQIGIRPEHITLTEPGSGQIDGTVDVLEYLGADTYVIADCGEAGKLTVRAQGDTGLAPGARCGLAFDPAQIRAFDSAGLALR
- a CDS encoding carbohydrate ABC transporter permease, whose product is MTEPVPPDMARPPKGMGPLARREARLAWGLLFPTLAAVALVVILPLLAVFWIAFKPIGLAELRPPAPVVREDIRGDLDEGDPDAYLRYRLRNSSQDQAITGVTLTDTWPEGLNATEMDPRCTLEGSTLTCDLGDWEGGFRDQIRIPVAAEPSYFDGPDVEASEPVITGRANNVLTSFSSFTLENFARIFQGSEFWSVLGVTLFYTVFGTAGALILGLFAAMLLDKSFRGQGILRGLYLFPYVAPVIAVAFAWILLFDPYSGSANALLMQMGVTSQAINFFGERPLALIMVTLFEIWRYFPLSFLFILARMQSIDTDMYEAADMDGASPFQKFRYLSLPQLLGILSVLFLLRFIWTFNKFDDIFLLTGGNAGTRVLTVNVYEQAFALSNIGAGAAVAVVIFLSLILFSLFFFRVMSREEGL
- a CDS encoding ABC transporter substrate-binding protein, with the translated sequence MTSIKRRILGGTALAMVLTAGMAQADTIRFWTIEEQPERLAKQEAMAKAFTEETGHEVEVIPVTESEMGTRATAAYAAGDMPDVIYHPLSYALPWAEAGILDPDAATDIIEELGGATFAPGALQMAEFDGGFASVPADGWTQMIIYRKDLFEEAGLEPPTSYAAVEAAIEKLHNPPEMYGFVAATKVDEAFMSQVLEHVFLANGVSPVGSDGFAELDEAATTEVLDFYKAIAKASPPGDLYWDQARTIYFSGNTAMTIWSPFILDELAGLRDSAPPTITDDPTSAELAGKTGIVTNFSGPSNPDGAAFAELNFLGVTGDANTDVAEEFVRFSMDAGYLDTLAIAPEGKFPVRRGTDDDPEMFVTEWSKLPVGVDRQASLVDLYGEETVDELVAGLDVAQRWGADVGQMALASKMVNSQAVNRVVRAYIDDEIDAAEAVSQLNDELSAIQ